A stretch of DNA from Spirosoma endbachense:
CGCCATTCAGGCTCCATTTTGAGGTGAGATTGGTATTGAAGAAGACATTGGCACCTACCGTACGTTGCACACCGATGTTCTGATACGTGGTGATGATGCTCCCTGCCGGAAATCCGGTGGTCAGCGTATCGGCTGGTATCCGAATCTGCGAAATGGCATTGTTGGTTAACCGGCCAAATACCGCAGCATTCAGGTATGTTTTCTTGATAGTCGAGCTTAAACTCAGTTCGACATTGTCTGTCAGCTCGGGGCTTAGATTGGGATTTCCCACCATAATCATCTGTGGGTTAGCCGCATTCACATTGGGGTTCAGTTGTTGCAGGCCCGGCCGTTGAATTCGACGGTTATAGGCCGCCTTGAGCGTGCTTCCGCCCTTCAAACTCTTCGACACGTTAACACTTGGCACCAGATTACTGTAATTGGGGATATTGAGGGGCGTATTTTCGTTCGCCGTAGCTGTTATACCCGTATGCTCATAGCGGGTACCGACTTTAAACGTGTATTTACTCGGCGTAACGTAGGTATACGAAATATAGCCCGCACCGATGTTCTGGTTATATTTAAGTGCTCCCGATGGATTTGTCGGATCAAAAACCAGTTCGCCGGTACTGCCGCCTATCTGATATTGATAATGGCTGTCTACCTGGCGCATAATGGCCTTACCTCCGAATTCCAGCAACTGGTTTTTCCGGATTGGCGTCTGATAGTCAGTCTGGAAGGTGATTTCCTGATTGGTATTGTTGTTCAGATTTCGCTGACGCGCCGTCAATTCACCCGTTTGGCCCAATATATCGGCATAAAAGTTATTGGTTAATCCGGTGCGGCTATACTGCGTAGAAATGCTCCATTCCTGCTGAGGCTTGAACGTACGAACATAATCCAGATTCATATCCACCGAATTAGACAGATCCTTCCGGTCTACATCGCGGTTAGTCATACCCAGCAGTGTTTCACCGGCGAACGTACTAGTCAGCTGAGTTTGCTGCTGAACGAAATTGCGGGTACCATACCGGATATTGGCCGATAACGACTGATCTTTAGCCAGGTCGTAGTCGATACCCAGCGTATACTGGCCGAAAAGTGGTTTATCGAAAGCGGAAGCCTGCTGGCTTGTTCGCAGGGCTTGTGTGCCGGAAAGTGTGGTCTGATCGAGGGTCGAGGAGGCCCGGTTATACATGGCCCGGCCAAAACCGCCAAGGGTAAGCCCCAGTTTTCCCTGACGATACGATCCATTCAAACCCAGGTTGGAGGCCCGAAGCCCTGCACCAGCGTCTACGTTCAGCGTAAGGCCATGCAGTGTATTCTTTTTCGTAACGATGTTGATAATTCCGGCGGCTCCCTCAGCGTCGTACTTGGCCGATGGGCTGGTGATTACTTCCACGGATTTAATCATATCGGCGGGCAGTTGCTTAAGTGCATCCGCTACATTGGCCGCCACGATCGTTGAAGGTTTGTTGTTGATCAGAACCCGGATGTTCTGGCTTCCCCGCAGGCTAACATTACCATCCAGATCAACCGACAGCATCGGCACGCGCTTCAGCACATCCGACGCATCGCCCCCTTTGGCTGTTATATCTTTATCGGCGTTGAAGACAAGCCGATCCACTTTTTCTTCAATCAGAGCCGCCTGACCCGTTACGGTCACTTCGCCGAGCGTGCG
This window harbors:
- a CDS encoding TonB-dependent receptor domain-containing protein, whose amino-acid sequence is MTKQFLLFILTLGLCLTEIQTTYAQFGPPGGGPGGPGGFGGQDNRRKKEFTGVAEDAPKGNGKIAGILVDSTSGKPVEFATVALINVKTNKPIDGTTSDAKGHFALTKLAPGDYRLQYSFIGYKNLDSKPFTVAKGTDLNLGSVKIQADVRTLGEVTVTGQAALIEEKVDRLVFNADKDITAKGGDASDVLKRVPMLSVDLDGNVSLRGSQNIRVLINNKPSTIVAANVADALKQLPADMIKSVEVITSPSAKYDAEGAAGIINIVTKKNTLHGLTLNVDAGAGLRASNLGLNGSYRQGKLGLTLGGFGRAMYNRASSTLDQTTLSGTQALRTSQQASAFDKPLFGQYTLGIDYDLAKDQSLSANIRYGTRNFVQQQTQLTSTFAGETLLGMTNRDVDRKDLSNSVDMNLDYVRTFKPQQEWSISTQYSRTGLTNNFYADILGQTGELTARQRNLNNNTNQEITFQTDYQTPIRKNQLLEFGGKAIMRQVDSHYQYQIGGSTGELVFDPTNPSGALKYNQNIGAGYISYTYVTPSKYTFKVGTRYEHTGITATANENTPLNIPNYSNLVPSVNVSKSLKGGSTLKAAYNRRIQRPGLQQLNPNVNAANPQMIMVGNPNLSPELTDNVELSLSSTIKKTYLNAAVFGRLTNNAISQIRIPADTLTTGFPAGSIITTYQNIGVQRTVGANVFFNTNLTSKWSLNGGLDGYYMYLQGLTPGADGKSVTISNTGVSIGGRLMSQLQLDKGWSAQVFSFFRGPMPQLQGTMGSFYMYSLGVRKDLANKRGSIGLAAENFIGNGVTMRTNLNSPLLSQVNVTHLYNQNIKITFNYRIGKMTFEEPRRKSRSVSNDDVKGEGDGGGQQPAAPAGNRPK